The Mangrovibacillus cuniculi sequence TGGCATTGTTACGTCACCACCAAAAGCTTCAGGGTTTTGAGCGACAATCGCTCCACCTAGCGCTTCCCCAACACCGAACATAAATTGGAAGCCTTCTCGGAATTTGTTCCATGCTGTTTCATAGTCACCTGCAATATATGCGTCAAACGCTTCTTGCTTTTGTTTCTCATGTGTTTGTACAGAAGAGATTGCTGCGTCAGTTGGAAGGTTTTCTTCCGTTGCTGCTCCTAGGAAAGTACCAAATTCAGTTGCGAATTCGTTGTAAAGACGATCTTCTGCTGCTTTTTTCGCTTCATCATCACCTGCAACCGCTGCTGCAACTAAATCAGCTTCTGCTGTAATGTGATTTTCTTGCCAGATCTTTTCAAATTGAGCTGCACCTTCATCACCGTAAATAGATGCAATTGCTGCTTTAAAATCTGCTGTGTTAGCATCTTCTGCCCACGTAGTAAAGTCGTAGTCTTTTGCTTGATCAAATCCTTTTTGTAAGCCAAGAGATGCGAAAGCAAAGTGCTCAGATGCTAATTTGTTTAAAGTAGAACGTAACTCTACAGCTGGAGTATCTGCTTTTGTGCTTTCAAACTTATCAGGCATTTGCGTAGTAATTGCGACAGATAATGCTTTAGAAATATCAAACATCAGACTGAAACCTTCACGGAATGTTGTGTACGCTTCTTCATATTCACCGTCTACGTAAGATTCAAATGTCATTAACACTTGATCTTCGTGTAACTCAAGAACTTCTGCTGCTGTTTCTTTCGGTAGGTTACCTTCTGTTGCAGCATCTAGGAATGTAGAGAATTCCTCCACGAACTCGTCTACTTCTGCTTCCGCTTCTGCACGAAGTTCCGCATTATCTTCTTTTGCTGCTGTTACGAAGTCAGCTGAGTAATCGTTATGACCACGGAAGATACGTTCGAATTCTTTCGAACCTTCTTCTCCGTATACAGAGGCTATGGCTGGAGTCATATCTGCTGCGTTTTGATCTAACGCTTTAGCTACTTGTTCTGCATCAGGTGCACCGTCGTACGATTTCATCATAGATGTTACAGCTAATACGTAGTGTTCTGATAATAATGTATCAAGTGTTGCACGTAGGTCTCCTGCTGGTGTTTTAGCAGTAGGTGCTTCTTGTGCTCCTGCCACCGTTGGGAATAACAGAGTTGCACCAATGACTGGTGCGGCAATTTTGTTCATCCATTTTTTCTTCATCTTTCCTACACGCTCCCTTTTAAACATTCTTTTTTTATTTTGTTGATTCACTAAGATAACGGAGCCCAATTTTATTTAGATCACTTTTTATATAATTTTTTTAAAAAAAGTTTTCGCTGTTAGCATCAAACCTGTCATACCAAGGGATAAAAGAATTTTAAAATATAGAAACTTTTTTAAAAAGTTGTCCGTATTAAGAAATATAAAGGGGAAGGGGGAAGATAAATGTTGATAAAAAGTGTTCTATTAGTAGGTAGTTTAGTAAGTGGAGGAGCAGAAGAAGAACAAACAGAGAAAGTGAATCCTCCTATCCTAGTACAGCAAGAAGAATCACCAACAACAGTAGGAACCATGTGGATTCCGTATGATCACGATCCTGATTGGTTTTATAAAAAACCATAAAAAAAGCTCCAGGATCATCTGGAGCTTCTTTTCATTCTTCTTATGATTCCAACTCCCACATCGCAAAGCTTGCACCAAGCTCTCCTTTTGTAGTAATGGTTACGAACGGATCATCTCCTTGAGGGAAGATACGAGCTGTAAATACCTCTTCTCCTCCATTAACGAATACCTCAATAGAAGATGTATCTCGAAACACTTGAATATCTGTTACGTTTTCGACTGGACATTGGCGCTTTTCCCATAAGCCGTCTACATAGCTCACTCTTTCTAAAGTTGCCATTTTTGTCTGCTTATTATAAGAGAATCTCGCAGCACCTGACCACTCCACAGCAAACCAGTCACCGTCTAACGAGATATCGTTTAGTTGCAACTCATGGGCGTCTGCTGCTTCAAACGTTAACGTCGAACCCTCTAACTCAATCTGCTGCTCCCGTGGTGTTCCTAAACGAAGTTCTTCTAGTTCTTTTACTGGTAGTTGATAAATTTTATCCTGCACGATCTTTATCTCACGTGGTATTGTCATGCAGTGAATCCAGCCGTGTTTTATGGTTGGATGTTCTTGCTCATGTTGATCTGGGACACTCATCCACGCTACTAAAACTCTGCGTCCGAACTCATCTTCTGTTGTTTGTGGTGCGTAAAAATCAAAACCTCGATCTAACTCATGAAACGCACCGAACGTATAACTCGCATCCGTTGCGTTAAACTCTCCCATAACATACCCTGCTTGGTAAACATTTTGATATTTCCACTCTTGCGCTTCTAATCCTTGTGGGGAAAAAACAAGTACGTCTTTTTGGTCTAATCGGAATAGATCCGGACATTCAAACATGTATCCAAAATCACCTAGAGAGTCCTTCCCTCCACCAGCAATTATTCGTTCATGTTTCCACTCCATCCCATCTATAGAAGAAAGTAATGCTACCGCTCCTTTCTCCTCTTTTGTCTGAGCGCCGACTACCATAAAGTACTTTCCATCCTGACTCCACACTTTTGGATCGCGGAAATGAGGCGTGTATTCTTCTGGCAGCTCTACGACAGGACCTTTTTTATCAAAACGTAGCCCATCTTTCGAAATAGCTAAACACTGATAGGTACTTCTTTCGTTTTTCTCATTTTTCAAGTTACCCGTGTAGTACAACCAAAGCTCGTCCTCTTTCGAAATAGCACTCCCTGAGTAGCAACCATTTTTTTCAAACCATTCAGAAGGAGTTAGCGCAATATCTTCGTGTTTCCAGTTTACTAGATCTTTGGAAGTAAAATGCCCCCAGAATTTTGCTCCATGGTCGGTCTTAAAAGGCATCCATTGATAGAAAAGGTGATATGTCCCTTTCCAGTGAATCCATCCATTTGGATCATTTAATAAACCTACTGGAGGCATCACATGGAATTTCAAGCGATATGAATCACTTTCCACTACGTCTTTCTTCTCTTCTACTGCTTTCCACGCTGCATCTCTTAATTGCTGATCGTTTACTGACATAGGAGATCCTCCTTAGCTTCGCTGAAGTCGATTTTGTACTTCTTCTAATGTAGGTAAAGCTGTCATCGCACCTTTTGTCGATGCTGCAAGTGCACCGGAAACCGCTGCAAAGCGAGCCATTTCGGCTGCTTCTTCTGAAGTTAGTTCGGTTATATCACCATCAAATTCATGTACACCGTAAAGAATGCTTGATACAAAAGCATCTCCAGCTCCAGTTGTATCAACTGTTTTTACTTTCATCGCAGGTACTTTCTTGCTGCCATCTTTCGTAAACACATAACTTCCTTCAGACCCTAAGGTAACTAATAGGAAAGGAATCTCATAGCCCTCTAGTTTTTTGACACCTGTATCCATATCTTTTTCACCCGTTAGAAATTCTAATTCTTCTTCAGAGATCTTTACAACATCTGCATGTCCCATCATCGAAAGAATCGTATCGCGCGCTTGTTCTTCAGAAGGCCATAAGTTCAGACGTAAATTAGGATCATACGAAATAACCATGCCCGATTCTTTTGCTAACTGTACCGCGTGTTGAGTAGCTTCTACTGAAGGACCGCTAATCATCGATATAGAACCGAAGTGAAGGATTTTATGCGAAGTAAACTCTTGCTCATTAATATCCCCCGCTTCCAGGAAACGATCTGCTGATGGTTCTATGTAAAAATCAAAGCTCCGTTCACCGTTTTCAGCAAGAGTTACAAAAACCGCTCCTGTACGCACATCTTTTGTAAAAGACATTTGAGACGTTTCCACACCAAAAGATGCTAGTGTCTCTTTCATAAACTTCCCAAGAACATCCTCTCCAACTTTACCTAAAAAGCTAGATTTCGCTCCAAGTCGTGCTACACCAACAGCCACATTTGCAGGGGCACCACCAGGACTTTTTTGATAAGTTGTGTTTGTATCATCTAATGGAATAAAGTCAATTAATGCTTCTCCTAGAGAAATAACACCGTTCTTCTTCACCACTTATTCCTCCCTCGAATTCTTTATTTATATTTTACCTCAAACCGTATCAGCCAAACCAACCACCCTCTCTTCTAAAGGAAAGGGGTTACAGCTCCTATAAACAAACAATCCTTATCGGAGGCTTCCTCCGATAAGGAATCGTACTTACTGTATGAGGAAGGACTATTATTTCTCTTCCTTCCAACCAAGTAATAGTGTAGCTAAAAACGCACCTACAACAGCGATGATAAATGCAATTCCGTACTGCAATGGGTTATTAGCAATTGCAAACATCGGAATACCAGTTAAACCAATACCGTTTGCTTTTACGCCCATTAATACCACGTATCCTCCACCTAATGCTCCACCGATTGCAGCACCGATAAATGGACGGCGGTATTTCAAGTTAACCCCGAAGATTGCTGGTTCTGTAATACCTAAGAAAGCTGATACGGCAGCTGGAAGTGCAATTTCTTTTGTTTTCTTGTTTTTC is a genomic window containing:
- a CDS encoding sucrose-6-phosphate hydrolase; translation: MSVNDQQLRDAAWKAVEEKKDVVESDSYRLKFHVMPPVGLLNDPNGWIHWKGTYHLFYQWMPFKTDHGAKFWGHFTSKDLVNWKHEDIALTPSEWFEKNGCYSGSAISKEDELWLYYTGNLKNEKNERSTYQCLAISKDGLRFDKKGPVVELPEEYTPHFRDPKVWSQDGKYFMVVGAQTKEEKGAVALLSSIDGMEWKHERIIAGGGKDSLGDFGYMFECPDLFRLDQKDVLVFSPQGLEAQEWKYQNVYQAGYVMGEFNATDASYTFGAFHELDRGFDFYAPQTTEDEFGRRVLVAWMSVPDQHEQEHPTIKHGWIHCMTIPREIKIVQDKIYQLPVKELEELRLGTPREQQIELEGSTLTFEAADAHELQLNDISLDGDWFAVEWSGAARFSYNKQTKMATLERVSYVDGLWEKRQCPVENVTDIQVFRDTSSIEVFVNGGEEVFTARIFPQGDDPFVTITTKGELGASFAMWELES
- a CDS encoding copper amine oxidase — encoded protein: MKKKWMNKIAAPVIGATLLFPTVAGAQEAPTAKTPAGDLRATLDTLLSEHYVLAVTSMMKSYDGAPDAEQVAKALDQNAADMTPAIASVYGEEGSKEFERIFRGHNDYSADFVTAAKEDNAELRAEAEAEVDEFVEEFSTFLDAATEGNLPKETAAEVLELHEDQVLMTFESYVDGEYEEAYTTFREGFSLMFDISKALSVAITTQMPDKFESTKADTPAVELRSTLNKLASEHFAFASLGLQKGFDQAKDYDFTTWAEDANTADFKAAIASIYGDEGAAQFEKIWQENHITAEADLVAAAVAGDDEAKKAAEDRLYNEFATEFGTFLGAATEENLPTDAAISSVQTHEKQKQEAFDAYIAGDYETAWNKFREGFQFMFGVGEALGGAIVAQNPEAFGGDVTMPEEMPKTGMGGTADNDSTTMVMVGLGSIAAIAGAFVLRRRMSNQA
- a CDS encoding aminoimidazole riboside kinase — encoded protein: MVKKNGVISLGEALIDFIPLDDTNTTYQKSPGGAPANVAVGVARLGAKSSFLGKVGEDVLGKFMKETLASFGVETSQMSFTKDVRTGAVFVTLAENGERSFDFYIEPSADRFLEAGDINEQEFTSHKILHFGSISMISGPSVEATQHAVQLAKESGMVISYDPNLRLNLWPSEEQARDTILSMMGHADVVKISEEELEFLTGEKDMDTGVKKLEGYEIPFLLVTLGSEGSYVFTKDGSKKVPAMKVKTVDTTGAGDAFVSSILYGVHEFDGDITELTSEEAAEMARFAAVSGALAASTKGAMTALPTLEEVQNRLQRS